A window of Jannaschia sp. M317 contains these coding sequences:
- a CDS encoding OpgC family protein produces the protein MTATSPNSAFAAAPAAAHTAPVATVRDPRLDFFRGLAMFIILLAHTPGNAWTLWIPARFGFSDATEIFVFCSGMASAIAFGRTFDKAGWGLGTARVGFRVWQIYWAHIGMFVALATILAALDGTGAFDKVYIGTLNLWKFFEEPAPQLIGLLTLTYVPNYFDILPMYMIVLLLMPIYVWLARVSLPALGIVVVTIWAMAQDGLMVWLGLGHLHLALPAEPWSDRTWFFNPFGWQLLFFTGFAFMRGWIPAPPVRPWLIGLSLAFVIVSFFLSSVGFRLFQTDFVKDLYIAATGCAETGFGNCNPIFDWRQANKVWFDKSDHAILHYLHFLALAYLAWAAAGQGGHRLIASGQGALARLWDEFVAIVMKVGQQSLAVFVFSMVLARINGFILDVIGRSAGTWALVNLTGFGLLIACAYGAGWFKSQPWRVKR, from the coding sequence ATGACTGCGACGTCCCCCAATTCCGCCTTTGCCGCCGCCCCGGCCGCTGCGCACACAGCGCCGGTGGCCACCGTGCGCGACCCGCGCCTCGACTTCTTTCGCGGGCTGGCCATGTTCATCATCCTGCTGGCGCACACGCCCGGCAACGCCTGGACCCTGTGGATCCCCGCGCGCTTCGGCTTTTCGGACGCGACCGAGATCTTCGTCTTTTGTTCCGGCATGGCCTCGGCCATCGCTTTTGGGCGGACGTTCGACAAGGCTGGCTGGGGATTGGGCACGGCCCGCGTGGGGTTCCGCGTCTGGCAGATCTACTGGGCGCATATCGGCATGTTCGTGGCCCTGGCCACGATCCTGGCTGCGCTGGATGGGACGGGGGCCTTTGACAAGGTTTATATCGGCACGCTCAACCTGTGGAAATTCTTCGAGGAACCGGCCCCGCAGCTGATCGGGCTGCTGACACTGACTTATGTGCCGAACTATTTCGACATCCTTCCGATGTATATGATCGTGCTGTTGCTGATGCCGATCTACGTGTGGTTGGCGCGTGTGTCCTTGCCTGCGCTGGGCATCGTCGTCGTCACGATCTGGGCGATGGCGCAGGATGGGCTGATGGTATGGCTTGGCCTGGGTCATCTGCACCTCGCCCTCCCGGCGGAGCCGTGGTCGGACAGGACCTGGTTCTTCAACCCCTTTGGCTGGCAATTGCTGTTCTTTACCGGTTTCGCCTTCATGCGCGGCTGGATTCCCGCACCCCCGGTCAGGCCGTGGTTGATCGGCCTGTCGCTGGCCTTTGTCATCGTTTCGTTCTTTCTGTCCTCGGTCGGGTTCCGCCTGTTCCAGACGGACTTCGTCAAGGACCTCTATATTGCCGCGACCGGATGCGCCGAGACCGGTTTCGGAAACTGCAATCCGATCTTTGACTGGCGACAGGCCAACAAGGTCTGGTTCGACAAATCCGACCACGCCATCCTGCATTACCTGCACTTTCTGGCGCTGGCCTACCTGGCCTGGGCCGCCGCAGGGCAGGGCGGGCATCGCCTGATCGCCTCTGGCCAGGGCGCGCTGGCCCGGCTGTGGGATGAATTCGTCGCCATCGTCATGAAGGTCGGCCAGCAGAGCCTTGCGGTCTTTGTCTTCTCCATGGTGCTGGCGCGGATCAACGGGTTCATTCTGGATGTCATCGGGCGCAGCGCGGGCACCTGGGCCTTGGTCAATCTGACCGGCTTTGGCTTGCTGATTGCCTGCGCCTATGGGGCCGGTTGGTTCAAGTCGCAGCCCTGGAGGGTGAAACGATGA
- a CDS encoding chemotaxis protein CheD yields MKQALAQDTAPCATPMIRQVEVPQGDLCVSDHPREEMVATLGSCVSVCLFDPRSGIGGMNHIFQNVSSEPYGDAGVIAEVERLINALMHRGVPRDHLAARVAGGAQVLLKGRRHGLAIAQACLTFLERERVPILGISIGGQRARRVRFHPATGRLLVATFAYTGQADPPLPKAPRNGPEMF; encoded by the coding sequence GTGAAACAGGCGCTTGCACAGGACACCGCACCATGTGCCACACCGATGATCCGGCAGGTCGAAGTACCCCAGGGGGATCTGTGCGTCAGCGATCACCCGAGGGAGGAAATGGTGGCGACGCTCGGCTCTTGCGTCTCGGTCTGCCTGTTTGATCCGCGCAGCGGGATCGGCGGCATGAATCATATCTTTCAGAACGTGTCCTCCGAACCCTACGGCGACGCCGGCGTCATCGCGGAGGTGGAGCGTTTGATCAACGCGCTGATGCATCGGGGCGTGCCCCGCGACCATCTGGCCGCACGCGTCGCCGGTGGGGCCCAGGTCCTGTTGAAGGGGCGCCGCCACGGGCTGGCCATCGCGCAGGCCTGTCTCACCTTCCTGGAACGGGAAAGGGTGCCGATCCTGGGGATCAGCATCGGTGGCCAACGCGCGCGCCGGGTTCGGTTCCACCCGGCCACGGGGCGGCTGCTTGTCGCGACGTTTGCCTACACCGGACAGGCCGATCCCCCGTTGCCCAAGGCGCCGCGCAATGGGCCAGAGATGTTCTAG
- a CDS encoding M20 aminoacylase family protein, producing MPIRNRFAELHPEITAWRQDFHRHPELLYDTHRTAGIVAQKLRAFGCDDVIEGVGRTGVVGLIHGNRRDSGRTIGLRADMDALPIQEATGAAHASTVPGKMHACGHDGHTAMLLGAAQYLAETRNFDGTVAVVFQPAEEGGAGAEAMVQDGLFTRFGISEIYGLHNSPMLDFGQFAIRQGAFYAAVDSFRIDVRGKGGHAARPNGCIDTTLAGSAIVMALQSIVARNTDPQQPLVVSVTAFRTETDAYNVIPDSVVLRGTVRSFDSEVRAATLRRIEDLARLTAQAYGATATLSHEEVPYPVMSNHDRETDHCVAAATTVSGARKTDAPRTTGGEDFAYMLDACPGAYIQMGIGKRALLHHPEYDFNDEAIPLGCSYWVTLAESRLGG from the coding sequence ATGCCGATCCGCAACCGTTTCGCTGAACTGCATCCCGAAATCACGGCCTGGCGTCAAGATTTCCATCGGCACCCCGAACTCTTGTACGACACCCACCGAACCGCGGGCATCGTCGCCCAGAAGTTGCGCGCCTTTGGCTGCGATGACGTGATCGAGGGGGTGGGCCGCACGGGCGTCGTCGGCCTGATCCACGGCAACCGCCGCGACAGCGGACGCACCATCGGTTTGCGGGCCGATATGGATGCCCTGCCCATTCAGGAGGCGACGGGCGCCGCCCATGCCTCGACCGTCCCCGGCAAGATGCACGCCTGCGGCCATGACGGGCACACCGCCATGCTGTTGGGTGCGGCGCAATACCTGGCTGAGACGCGCAATTTCGATGGCACCGTCGCCGTCGTCTTTCAACCGGCGGAGGAGGGCGGCGCAGGTGCCGAGGCCATGGTGCAGGATGGCCTGTTCACGCGGTTCGGCATTTCCGAGATCTACGGTTTGCACAATTCGCCCATGCTGGATTTCGGTCAGTTCGCAATCCGCCAAGGGGCGTTCTATGCCGCGGTCGACAGCTTTCGCATCGATGTGCGCGGCAAAGGGGGGCACGCGGCGCGACCGAATGGGTGCATCGACACCACGCTGGCCGGATCTGCCATCGTGATGGCGCTGCAATCCATCGTCGCGCGCAACACCGATCCGCAGCAGCCGTTGGTTGTTTCGGTCACCGCCTTCCGAACCGAAACGGATGCCTACAACGTCATCCCCGACAGCGTCGTCCTGCGCGGCACCGTCCGCAGTTTCGACAGCGAGGTGCGGGCTGCGACCCTTCGCCGGATCGAGGATCTGGCGCGCTTGACCGCCCAGGCCTACGGGGCCACCGCCACCCTGTCGCACGAAGAGGTGCCCTATCCGGTCATGTCCAACCACGACCGCGAAACAGATCATTGCGTCGCCGCCGCGACCACCGTTTCGGGGGCCCGCAAGACGGACGCCCCGCGCACCACGGGTGGCGAGGATTTCGCCTATATGCTGGACGCTTGTCCGGGGGCCTACATCCAGATGGGCATCGGCAAGCGCGCCCTGCTGCACCACCCGGAATACGACTTCAACGACGAGGCGATCCCGCTTGGCTGTTCCTATTGGGTAACCTTGGCGGAAAGCCGTCTGGGCGGGTGA
- a CDS encoding tetratricopeptide repeat protein has protein sequence MSRTDTFDQPVTLTDPAAVAEWDAMCLAFLAHGAATPVHLGKLLELAPDYAAAYAIKGLFYALLGRKELLAEAEAACAKAISLEGGNARERALLDALKAVLARSPSRAIMALETILTDAPSDTLAMKLSHALRFVIGDATGMRQSVEQVMGAHGDDHAGRGYLLGCHAFALEETGDYASAALTGRAALTLAPDDAWGLHAVAHVHDMTGDAVGGLDWLSGREQAWAHCNNFRFHVWWHKALMLLDLGRTDEALALYDHEIRADKTDDYRDISNATSLLSRLELDGVNVGTRWEELADLSERRTEDGCLIFADLHYLLALTGDKRDDAVTAMLARLSQDADRANDEVDARMAVPGLAAARGLEHFGDGNYSAAFTQLQAARPAMQGAGGSHAQRDVFERLTIDAGLRAGRLVEAGQILADRTQRRGGYEDGYAAARREIIARAEKIASPKEARA, from the coding sequence ATGAGCCGCACTGACACCTTCGACCAGCCGGTCACTTTGACGGATCCGGCCGCGGTCGCGGAATGGGACGCGATGTGCCTGGCCTTCCTCGCCCATGGCGCGGCAACGCCGGTGCATCTGGGCAAGTTACTGGAACTGGCACCCGACTACGCCGCTGCCTACGCGATCAAGGGTCTGTTCTATGCCCTGCTGGGCCGAAAGGAGCTGTTGGCCGAGGCAGAGGCCGCCTGCGCCAAGGCGATCTCGCTCGAGGGGGGCAACGCCCGCGAACGGGCCTTGCTGGATGCGCTCAAGGCGGTCCTCGCCCGCTCGCCGTCCCGCGCGATCATGGCGTTGGAGACGATCCTGACCGACGCGCCGTCGGATACCCTGGCGATGAAGCTGAGCCATGCGCTGCGCTTTGTCATCGGCGACGCGACGGGCATGCGGCAGTCGGTGGAACAGGTGATGGGGGCCCATGGGGACGATCACGCGGGACGCGGGTATCTGCTGGGATGTCACGCCTTCGCGCTGGAAGAGACGGGCGACTACGCCTCGGCCGCGCTGACCGGGCGCGCCGCGCTGACGCTGGCACCCGACGATGCCTGGGGCCTGCATGCGGTGGCGCATGTCCACGACATGACGGGCGACGCCGTCGGGGGGCTGGACTGGCTTTCCGGTCGGGAACAGGCCTGGGCGCACTGCAACAACTTCCGCTTTCACGTCTGGTGGCACAAGGCCTTGATGCTGCTGGATCTGGGGCGCACGGACGAGGCGCTGGCGTTGTATGATCACGAAATCCGGGCCGACAAGACCGATGATTACCGCGACATCTCGAACGCGACGTCGTTGTTGTCCCGGTTGGAACTGGACGGTGTCAACGTCGGCACCCGCTGGGAAGAGCTGGCGGACCTGTCCGAGCGGCGCACCGAAGACGGCTGCCTGATATTCGCCGATCTGCACTATCTGTTGGCCTTGACCGGCGACAAACGCGACGACGCCGTGACCGCGATGCTGGCGCGTCTGTCCCAGGATGCCGATCGCGCGAATGACGAAGTAGATGCGCGCATGGCCGTCCCCGGACTGGCAGCCGCCCGCGGGTTGGAACATTTCGGCGACGGCAACTACAGCGCGGCCTTCACGCAGCTGCAGGCAGCGCGGCCCGCGATGCAGGGGGCCGGCGGTAGTCACGCACAGCGCGACGTCTTTGAGCGGTTGACCATCGACGCCGGTCTTCGCGCCGGGCGATTGGTCGAGGCTGGGCAAATCCTTGCCGACAGAACGCAACGACGCGGCGGATATGAAGACGGCTACGCGGCGGCGCGGCGAGAGATCATTGCACGTGCAGAAAAAATCGCTAGCCCCAAGGAAGCTCGGGCCTGA
- a CDS encoding rhodanese-like domain-containing protein, whose translation MTEIQTTSALPRRRLLLGGGALAVALGTGGVLFARRDRFEGNEITPVEARDAIQSGEIIMIDIRRPDEWDETGVAQGAHPIDMRRDDFVAVLSEITRGRRDTPVALICARGVRSDRMSARLAEAGFTRIIDIPEGMLGSRAGPGWLARDLPVVRP comes from the coding sequence ATGACAGAGATTCAGACCACATCCGCATTGCCCCGCCGACGCCTGTTGCTGGGCGGCGGGGCCCTGGCCGTCGCACTGGGAACTGGCGGCGTGCTTTTTGCCCGCCGCGATCGGTTCGAGGGAAATGAGATCACCCCGGTCGAGGCCCGCGACGCGATCCAGTCCGGCGAGATCATCATGATCGACATCCGCCGCCCCGACGAATGGGACGAAACTGGTGTCGCCCAGGGTGCGCATCCCATCGACATGCGTCGTGATGATTTCGTCGCCGTCCTGTCCGAAATCACCCGAGGCCGCCGCGACACACCTGTCGCGTTGATCTGTGCGCGGGGGGTGCGGTCGGACCGGATGTCGGCGCGCCTGGCCGAAGCCGGGTTCACCCGGATCATCGACATTCCCGAAGGTATGCTGGGGTCCAGGGCTGGGCCCGGATGGCTGGCGCGCGACCTGCCCGTGGTGCGCCCGTGA
- a CDS encoding PHB depolymerase family esterase, giving the protein MRAAAWAALACLAALPAPAQTADVCGREAEPCTTDTGTYHVALPDTPEAGMPAVLFLHGAGGTGRGTLGMRGTINAITDRGYAVIAPDGLPWRPGRRGGIWSFREDLARLETRDEGAFFAEIVADAAMRYDIDPDRVLLSGFSAGGFMVTYLACRTPEAFPAYAPVSGGFWRPHPEDCAGPVKLLHTHGFTDSTVPLEGRPLRSGQWLQGDIFEGLGLFRAANDCARPDASGYRTTGQFMRRYWDCAADSALEFALFPGGHGVPAGWANMALDWFEDVTALPQETGGQ; this is encoded by the coding sequence GTGAGGGCCGCCGCCTGGGCCGCGCTGGCCTGCCTTGCCGCCTTGCCCGCGCCCGCCCAGACGGCTGACGTCTGTGGCCGCGAGGCGGAGCCTTGCACGACCGACACGGGCACCTATCACGTGGCCCTGCCCGACACCCCAGAGGCGGGGATGCCCGCCGTTCTGTTCCTGCATGGCGCGGGCGGTACGGGGCGCGGGACGTTGGGCATGCGCGGCACGATCAATGCCATTACCGATCGTGGCTATGCCGTGATCGCGCCCGACGGCTTACCTTGGCGACCGGGACGGCGGGGCGGCATCTGGTCCTTCCGCGAGGATCTGGCGCGGTTGGAAACCCGCGACGAAGGTGCCTTTTTCGCCGAAATCGTGGCCGATGCCGCGATGCGCTATGACATCGACCCGGATCGCGTGCTGCTGTCCGGCTTTTCGGCGGGGGGCTTCATGGTGACCTACCTGGCCTGCCGCACGCCCGAAGCGTTTCCGGCCTATGCCCCCGTTTCAGGCGGGTTCTGGCGCCCTCACCCAGAGGACTGCGCAGGGCCGGTCAAGCTTTTGCATACCCACGGATTTACCGATTCCACCGTCCCGCTGGAGGGGCGTCCCCTTCGGTCCGGCCAATGGCTGCAAGGCGACATCTTCGAGGGGCTGGGCCTGTTTCGCGCCGCCAACGACTGCGCCCGCCCCGATGCAAGCGGGTACCGCACCACGGGACAGTTCATGCGCCGCTACTGGGATTGCGCCGCCGATTCCGCATTGGAATTCGCGCTCTTTCCCGGAGGGCACGGCGTGCCCGCTGGTTGGGCGAACATGGCGCTGGACTGGTTCGAGGATGTGACCGCCCTGCCCCAGGAAACCGGCGGTCAATAA
- a CDS encoding glucan biosynthesis protein, which yields MKRRAFLLSSAALLLAQSARADMPRFLSSEPFTPDTVRALARKLAAAPFQVRPEVPAAWRDLTYDQYRMIWFNTSKALWEGTDLPFRLDLFHPGLYFPRAVEVDVVRADTANRLAFDYALFDKTDSAPDLPVDETMGYSGLRLRHRYAGEANHREFAVFQGASYFRAIGAAQNYGLSARGLALRTGDAEGEEFPDFTQLWVEEPVMGDEAITVHALLDSPSVTGAFRFVIRPGMACEMEVEATLYPRVDLDHVGIAPLTSMFLYDETNRPRFDDFRPAIHDSDGLLIWNGRGEMLWRPLANPVGLQVSSFVDDTPRGFGLMQRADKLSDFADLEAHYHKRPSLWIEPGEDWGQGVVRLVEIPSDKEIYDNIVAYWRPRDPLLAGSEARFTYRMTWGDGAATRRDVAAVGNTHMGRNFNRDRWLAAIDFEPHPALADLDDVTIRINSGSSDVSGGVLQRNPETGGARLAFTFDPGDRPASELRAQLFRDGTAISEVWLYRWTAA from the coding sequence ATGAAACGCCGCGCTTTTCTTCTGAGCAGTGCCGCGCTGTTGCTGGCGCAATCGGCCCGCGCCGACATGCCCCGTTTCCTGTCGTCGGAGCCGTTCACCCCCGACACCGTGCGCGCCTTGGCGCGCAAGCTGGCCGCCGCGCCGTTCCAGGTGCGCCCCGAAGTGCCTGCCGCCTGGCGCGATCTGACCTACGATCAGTATCGCATGATCTGGTTCAATACCTCCAAGGCATTGTGGGAGGGGACGGATCTGCCGTTCCGCCTCGACCTTTTCCACCCCGGTCTGTATTTTCCGCGCGCGGTCGAGGTGGACGTGGTGCGCGCCGATACGGCGAACCGGTTAGCGTTTGACTACGCTCTGTTCGACAAGACCGACTCGGCACCCGATCTGCCGGTGGATGAGACGATGGGCTATTCCGGTCTGCGCCTGCGCCACAGGTACGCGGGCGAGGCGAACCACCGCGAATTCGCCGTGTTCCAGGGGGCCAGTTATTTCCGCGCCATCGGGGCCGCGCAAAACTACGGACTGTCGGCCCGGGGTCTGGCGCTGCGCACCGGCGATGCCGAAGGGGAAGAATTCCCCGATTTCACCCAGCTTTGGGTCGAAGAGCCGGTGATGGGCGACGAGGCGATCACCGTTCACGCCCTGCTCGACAGCCCCTCGGTCACCGGGGCCTTCCGGTTCGTGATCCGGCCCGGCATGGCCTGTGAGATGGAGGTGGAGGCGACGCTATACCCCCGTGTCGATCTGGACCACGTCGGCATCGCGCCGCTGACCTCGATGTTCCTTTACGACGAAACCAACCGCCCCCGGTTCGACGATTTCCGCCCGGCGATTCACGACAGCGATGGATTGCTGATCTGGAACGGCCGCGGAGAGATGCTCTGGCGGCCTCTGGCCAATCCGGTCGGCTTGCAGGTCAGCAGCTTTGTCGACGACACGCCGCGCGGTTTCGGACTGATGCAGCGTGCCGACAAACTGTCGGATTTCGCGGATCTGGAGGCGCATTATCACAAGCGTCCCTCGCTCTGGATCGAGCCGGGCGAAGATTGGGGTCAAGGCGTCGTTCGCCTGGTCGAGATCCCGTCCGACAAGGAGATCTACGACAACATCGTCGCCTATTGGCGCCCGCGCGACCCGCTGCTTGCTGGCTCCGAGGCGCGGTTCACCTACCGGATGACCTGGGGCGACGGGGCGGCGACGCGCCGCGATGTCGCGGCCGTTGGCAACACCCACATGGGCCGCAACTTCAACCGCGACCGCTGGCTGGCGGCCATCGACTTCGAGCCGCACCCGGCGCTTGCCGATCTGGACGATGTCACCATCCGCATCAACTCCGGCTCGTCGGACGTGTCGGGCGGGGTGTTGCAACGCAACCCGGAAACGGGCGGCGCGCGGTTGGCCTTTACCTTCGATCCAGGCGACCGCCCTGCGTCGGAATTGCGGGCGCAGCTGTTCCGCGACGGCACGGCCATCTCCGAAGTCTGGCTATACCGCTGGACCGCCGCATGA
- a CDS encoding ROK family transcriptional regulator, producing the protein MRVIRQRGSIARVDIARLTGISPATVTAITAELLTEGLIERTLPEARAGDARRGRPREALKVRGAARLVAGLKVSRLSITVLLVDFEGTELGSYDHPRPAEQSTGPVLADEIIAATEAACAAHGRRMADVSGIGVGLAGHVDGGCGHVHWSSALLERNVDLGTLLATRAPCPVFIDNDANLVAKAEHLFGKGRHIGNFLVVTIQHGIGLGVVIDGALYRGARGCGAEFGHTKVDLHGPECQCGQSGCLEAYTGEYALLRAANAATGRSFTSVTALSEAALAGSAEVATILDQAGRYFAMGLANLVNIFDPDQIILAVESAAQHPLCSDAVLQQVADQTVQVDAPLPEICVHSWGDQMWAKGAAAYGIEQISDMSVRQLGRAEA; encoded by the coding sequence ATGCGGGTGATCCGCCAGCGCGGCAGCATTGCCCGCGTCGACATCGCCCGGCTGACCGGGATCAGCCCGGCCACCGTCACGGCAATCACCGCCGAATTGCTGACCGAGGGTCTGATTGAACGCACCCTGCCCGAGGCCCGCGCAGGCGACGCCCGCCGTGGCCGCCCGCGCGAGGCGCTGAAGGTGCGTGGCGCTGCGCGGCTGGTTGCCGGCCTCAAGGTATCCCGCCTGTCGATCACGGTCCTGCTGGTGGATTTCGAAGGCACCGAGCTGGGCAGCTACGACCACCCCCGCCCCGCAGAGCAATCTACCGGCCCGGTCCTGGCAGATGAGATCATCGCCGCCACCGAAGCCGCCTGCGCCGCCCATGGCCGCCGCATGGCGGACGTCTCGGGCATCGGCGTGGGATTGGCCGGGCATGTCGACGGGGGATGCGGCCATGTGCATTGGTCGTCAGCCCTGTTGGAACGGAACGTGGACCTGGGCACCCTGCTGGCAACACGCGCGCCCTGCCCCGTCTTTATCGACAACGACGCGAACCTCGTCGCCAAGGCCGAACATCTGTTCGGCAAGGGACGGCATATCGGCAATTTTCTGGTGGTCACCATTCAGCATGGCATCGGCCTGGGTGTCGTCATCGACGGCGCGCTTTATCGTGGGGCGCGCGGCTGCGGGGCGGAATTCGGGCATACCAAGGTGGATCTGCACGGGCCGGAATGCCAATGCGGGCAATCCGGCTGCCTGGAGGCGTATACGGGCGAATACGCCCTGCTGCGCGCGGCAAACGCCGCCACGGGACGTAGCTTTACCAGCGTCACGGCCCTGTCCGAGGCCGCTTTGGCCGGCTCGGCAGAGGTCGCGACCATTCTGGATCAGGCGGGACGGTATTTCGCGATGGGTCTGGCCAACCTGGTGAACATCTTCGACCCCGATCAGATCATCCTGGCCGTCGAAAGCGCCGCGCAGCATCCGCTGTGCAGCGATGCCGTTCTGCAGCAGGTGGCAGACCAGACCGTGCAGGTCGACGCGCCCCTGCCCGAAATCTGCGTCCACAGCTGGGGCGACCAGATGTGGGCCAAGGGCGCGGCGGCCTACGGGATCGAGCAGATATCGGACATGTCGGTCCGGCAGTTGGGCCGGGCAGAGGCCTGA
- the mdoH gene encoding glucans biosynthesis glucosyltransferase MdoH, whose product MTDARLSASMPAAAALAHPRQNLRAGFRDAAAPGVRRDLPALIWRAAVFTPAALATAALLWGFLAWFATDGTTWAEASLACLIGVGFFWIALTFATVLGGVLSMTRSHPRDTGPARPLDTALLMPIYEEAPWDVFGNAAAMLETLAQCRSAHRFTLYILSDTRDPTRAAQEEAAYDALRARLPEGAIWYRRRTENIDRKVGNLAQWVETWGGRHDAMLVLDADSLMSGHAIGALTDALARDPSAGLIQSFPQLIGAQTLFARSQQFANAIYGVALAEGLARWTGREGNYWGHNAIIRIAAFASSAGLPRMRALRGPDQLILSHDFVEAGLLRRAGWSVRFLPRVQGSYEETPPSLIDHVLRDRRWCRGNLQHLGLLGTRGFHALSRFHLFHGAVGYLLSPLWFLLLTLWAAIGVSADRSVINYFSPENPTLPNWPEMSPVNHVWLMLVLYGLLLAPKLVGALALVATGTPLSRLGGAGRFALSLLVEIALSVAYAPILMVQQTRAVLATFAGRKMDWTPQVRHGGRYGWTALARFHAVETVLGLLLISGMVTGFVSVWLAPIMASLLLSIPLSRLSSLPLPGTMATPQEVRRPLVAAKADRWRQELRELLTGTTLPAE is encoded by the coding sequence ATGACGGACGCGCGCCTTTCGGCCTCCATGCCGGCCGCGGCGGCCCTGGCGCATCCGCGACAGAACCTGCGGGCCGGGTTTCGGGATGCGGCGGCACCGGGCGTACGGCGCGATCTGCCCGCGCTGATCTGGCGGGCGGCGGTGTTTACACCCGCCGCCCTGGCCACTGCCGCTTTGCTCTGGGGGTTTCTGGCCTGGTTTGCCACGGACGGCACCACCTGGGCCGAGGCTTCGCTGGCCTGTCTGATCGGGGTCGGTTTTTTCTGGATCGCGCTGACCTTTGCCACGGTTCTGGGCGGGGTGCTGTCGATGACCCGGTCCCACCCCCGCGACACGGGGCCTGCCCGACCGCTGGACACCGCCCTGTTGATGCCAATCTACGAAGAGGCCCCCTGGGATGTCTTCGGCAACGCCGCCGCGATGCTGGAAACCTTGGCGCAGTGCCGCTCCGCGCATCGCTTCACCCTCTATATCCTGTCCGACACCCGCGACCCGACCCGTGCCGCCCAGGAAGAAGCGGCCTATGACGCCCTGCGCGCGCGTCTGCCCGAGGGCGCGATCTGGTATCGCCGCCGGACCGAGAACATCGACCGCAAGGTCGGAAACCTTGCCCAGTGGGTTGAAACCTGGGGCGGGCGGCATGACGCGATGCTTGTGCTGGACGCCGACAGCCTGATGTCTGGGCATGCCATTGGCGCGCTGACCGACGCGCTTGCCCGCGACCCGAGTGCGGGGCTGATCCAGTCCTTCCCGCAGCTGATCGGGGCGCAGACCCTGTTCGCCCGCAGCCAGCAGTTCGCCAATGCCATCTACGGCGTGGCCCTGGCCGAGGGCCTGGCCCGCTGGACCGGCCGAGAGGGCAACTATTGGGGCCACAATGCCATCATCCGCATCGCCGCCTTCGCCAGTTCGGCTGGCCTGCCGCGCATGCGCGCCCTGCGCGGGCCCGACCAGCTGATCCTCAGTCACGACTTCGTCGAGGCCGGGCTTTTGCGCCGTGCCGGGTGGTCGGTGCGGTTTCTGCCGCGGGTCCAGGGATCCTACGAGGAAACGCCGCCCTCGCTGATCGATCACGTACTGCGCGATCGGCGCTGGTGCCGGGGCAACCTGCAACACCTGGGGCTGCTGGGCACGCGCGGGTTCCATGCGCTTAGCCGGTTCCACCTGTTCCACGGCGCGGTCGGCTATCTGCTGTCTCCGCTTTGGTTTCTGCTGCTGACACTGTGGGCGGCCATCGGCGTCAGCGCGGATCGTTCCGTCATCAACTACTTCTCGCCGGAAAACCCGACGTTGCCGAACTGGCCCGAGATGTCGCCGGTGAACCACGTCTGGCTGATGCTGGTCCTGTATGGCCTGTTGCTGGCCCCCAAACTGGTGGGCGCGCTTGCGCTGGTGGCGACGGGCACGCCGCTGTCGCGACTGGGCGGGGCTGGGCGCTTCGCTCTGTCTCTTTTGGTCGAGATCGCGTTGTCGGTCGCCTATGCGCCGATCCTGATGGTGCAACAGACCCGCGCCGTTCTTGCGACCTTTGCGGGCCGCAAGATGGATTGGACCCCGCAGGTGCGCCACGGTGGTCGCTATGGCTGGACGGCGTTGGCGCGGTTCCATGCCGTCGAGACGGTGCTGGGCCTGCTTTTGATCAGCGGGATGGTCACGGGATTTGTCTCGGTCTGGCTGGCACCGATCATGGCCAGCCTGCTGTTGTCGATCCCGCTGTCGCGGTTGTCGTCCCTCCCATTGCCGGGCACAATGGCCACCCCGCAAGAAGTGCGCCGACCGCTCGTGGCGGCCAAGGCCGACCGCTGGCGTCAGGAATTGAGAGAGCTGCTGACAGGGACGACCCTGCCGGCAGAGTGA